The Acetivibrio saccincola genome window below encodes:
- a CDS encoding MATE family efflux transporter encodes MANTKTNNKLTVAALTWPIFIEMLFRIMLGNIDTIMLSRYSDNAVAAVGVVNQINSILIMLYWVVSTGTAVLVSQNLGAKNERKASEVAVTATSSALIYGVVVGALIFAFSEPILRLLNVPEELMGYALIYLRITGGFSVAQAMLATLSSIIRSYGHTRITMYVTMGMNAINVIGNSLFIFGLFGVPKLGVTGVAISTVAAQILGFSVMLLIIMKNPRMRFNFRYLKPLPVQTIKDILKIGIPSAGEGAAYHLSQLTITRIITEMGTVALTTKVYTNNVMMFIMIFGIAVGQGTQILVGHLVGAGKKEEAYRTCLKSLRIALLIVFCMSIIIFTFSKNLLGLFTEDQSIIDLGSRLLLLSIFLEPGRVFNVVIINSLRAAGDVKFPVVMGVFSMWGVAVLLSFVLGITFNLGLIGVWIALGCDEWCRGLMMLFRWRSRAWQSMSLTDTSYQLQSSNT; translated from the coding sequence ATGGCTAACACCAAAACAAATAATAAACTAACCGTTGCAGCACTTACATGGCCAATATTTATTGAAATGCTATTTAGAATAATGCTTGGAAATATTGATACCATAATGCTGAGTAGATACTCAGACAATGCCGTTGCTGCAGTGGGAGTTGTTAACCAGATTAATAGCATCTTAATTATGCTTTACTGGGTTGTTTCCACAGGTACTGCCGTTCTTGTTTCCCAAAATTTAGGCGCCAAAAATGAAAGGAAAGCTTCTGAAGTTGCCGTCACTGCAACTTCAAGTGCCCTGATATACGGTGTGGTAGTAGGGGCTCTTATATTTGCATTTAGTGAGCCTATTCTACGACTGTTAAATGTACCGGAAGAACTAATGGGCTATGCCCTTATATACCTTAGAATTACAGGGGGATTTTCAGTTGCCCAGGCAATGCTTGCCACTTTATCTTCAATTATTAGAAGTTACGGGCATACCAGAATAACAATGTATGTCACCATGGGAATGAACGCCATAAATGTAATAGGAAACAGCCTATTTATCTTTGGTCTTTTTGGTGTACCAAAGCTTGGGGTGACCGGTGTTGCAATTTCAACTGTTGCAGCTCAGATTCTTGGATTTTCAGTAATGCTGCTTATAATTATGAAAAATCCTAGAATGAGATTTAATTTTAGGTATTTAAAACCTTTACCTGTCCAGACAATAAAGGATATATTAAAAATCGGCATACCTTCAGCCGGTGAGGGAGCTGCATATCACCTATCCCAGCTTACCATCACCCGCATTATTACAGAAATGGGGACTGTAGCTCTAACTACAAAAGTATACACAAATAATGTTATGATGTTTATAATGATTTTTGGGATAGCTGTGGGACAGGGAACCCAGATTTTAGTAGGGCATTTGGTGGGGGCAGGCAAAAAAGAAGAGGCTTACAGGACATGCCTTAAAAGTTTAAGGATTGCACTGCTTATAGTATTTTGTATGTCCATAATAATTTTTACCTTTTCAAAAAACTTACTTGGACTATTTACAGAGGATCAATCTATTATAGATTTAGGCAGCAGACTTTTGCTTCTATCTATTTTCTTAGAACCTGGGAGAGTATTTAACGTTGTTATAATAAACTCTTTAAGAGCTGCCGGTGACGTTAAATTTCCTGTGGTAATGGGTGTTTTCTCTATGTGGGGCGTTGCTGTGCTTCTGTCCTTTGTACTTGGTATTACATTTAACTTAGGACTGATAGGGGTGTGGATAGCCCTTGGCTGTGATGAATGGTGCAGAGGACTTATGATGCTCTTTAGATGGAGATCACGAGCATGGCAAAGTATGTCCCTTACTGATACATCCTATCAACTGCAAAGTTCTAACACTTAA
- a CDS encoding VWA domain-containing protein — translation MVFNFNYPLMLILFPVFIVYLLCVSRGLTRLSKTKKRVILGLRITILLLLILSLAGFGLKISSKYTTTVFLVDSSDSAKASKDIAEKFIKESIESKGKNDKVGVASFGADVAAELTPTLSPRFFSLQAKINSKFTNFENALNYVISMIPADDNKRVVLVSDGEENAGNAFSVVNILKEKGISLDVFELESIVKNDVQITSMDVPRFVRLNEQFDVFIKVDSNVRTAGTLKLYRDSQLISSTDVEIQAGENNFVFPQTAKEGGLITYTAEIEAIDDGVSQNNENSAFVYVEDVASILIIEGEEGEARELEKILEGDVKTEVILPEAVPKGIEYFQKYDAFVISNVSAERLEKEIMENIEKSVRNMGKGLLVTGGEESYALGGYKDTPLEAALPVNMGVKSDEEHPNLGLLLVLDKSSSMSSGGFGIPNIELAKEAAIRATEVLTQYDYIGVIAFDEASQWVVKTQKLDNLKKVQDSIGTIRAGGGTSILPALKEAVRSLKEDTDAKLKHIILLTDGMAERSGYGPVINEMEREGITLSTVALGEGADTGLLSLLAEQGGGRYYYVDEFTDMPKIFAKETTIAAKTYINNKQFTPVLRSYLPILDDIESIPDLYGYIRTSKKPSSRVVFSSDEDEPILATWHYGLGRSAAWTSDIKGMWTEDWMNWEESPRFWKNLISWLVQKKVHDGYVVSGGTEGGKGFIEFTMPVEEIVEDGKVEAIIIGPSGEEEETKLEVFSPGVYKGEFSAEETGVYIANVRINSGEETINTVVGGILVPYSPEYNLIKTNGKELLERLVYESGGRVIKNADEVFSGDIDTIENINDITDILLLLALVLFIIDIAIRRLNISFRKLDAVLEKGRNAAYKIKGSVETKLATSKQIKMPEINKKNQQFAEDKVKDKKRKKEKAGEKPEKKEKQHTDTSHISKLLESKRKRE, via the coding sequence ATGGTGTTTAATTTTAACTATCCTTTGATGCTTATACTATTTCCTGTTTTTATAGTGTATTTGCTTTGTGTATCAAGGGGCCTTACAAGGCTTTCAAAAACAAAAAAAAGAGTAATTTTAGGCCTTAGAATAACAATTTTATTGTTGCTTATATTGTCCCTTGCAGGTTTTGGGCTAAAGATATCTTCTAAATATACCACAACTGTATTTTTAGTTGATTCATCAGACAGTGCAAAGGCTTCTAAAGATATAGCAGAAAAATTTATAAAAGAATCCATAGAAAGCAAGGGAAAAAACGACAAAGTGGGAGTGGCAAGCTTTGGGGCAGATGTGGCTGCCGAACTTACTCCAACACTTAGCCCGCGCTTTTTCAGTTTGCAGGCAAAGATAAACAGTAAATTTACCAATTTTGAAAATGCCCTGAATTATGTTATTTCCATGATTCCGGCTGATGACAACAAAAGGGTTGTTTTAGTCAGTGACGGTGAAGAAAACGCAGGCAATGCATTTTCAGTAGTTAACATATTAAAAGAAAAAGGTATTTCTTTGGATGTTTTTGAACTGGAAAGTATAGTGAAAAATGATGTGCAGATAACATCTATGGATGTGCCAAGATTTGTAAGATTAAACGAGCAATTTGATGTTTTTATAAAAGTTGACAGCAATGTACGGACAGCCGGCACCCTTAAACTATATAGGGACAGTCAGCTGATTTCTAGTACAGATGTGGAGATACAAGCAGGTGAAAATAATTTTGTTTTTCCCCAGACTGCCAAAGAAGGTGGGCTTATAACATATACTGCTGAAATTGAGGCAATAGACGACGGTGTAAGTCAAAACAACGAAAATTCTGCCTTTGTTTATGTAGAAGATGTGGCAAGTATTCTGATTATTGAAGGGGAAGAGGGAGAAGCAAGGGAATTAGAAAAAATACTTGAAGGGGATGTGAAAACAGAAGTTATTTTGCCGGAGGCTGTCCCAAAGGGGATAGAATATTTCCAAAAGTATGATGCTTTTGTTATTTCCAACGTTTCTGCAGAACGTTTAGAAAAAGAGATTATGGAGAATATTGAAAAAAGCGTCCGTAATATGGGAAAAGGTCTTTTAGTAACCGGGGGTGAGGAAAGCTATGCTTTAGGAGGATATAAAGATACACCCTTAGAGGCGGCTCTTCCTGTAAACATGGGTGTGAAAAGTGATGAGGAACATCCAAATTTAGGACTTTTACTGGTACTTGACAAATCGTCAAGTATGTCTTCAGGAGGCTTCGGAATACCTAATATAGAACTTGCAAAAGAAGCGGCAATACGTGCAACTGAGGTTTTAACCCAATATGATTATATTGGTGTCATTGCTTTTGACGAAGCTTCACAGTGGGTGGTAAAAACACAAAAGCTTGATAATTTAAAAAAAGTACAGGATTCAATAGGAACAATAAGGGCAGGTGGAGGAACCAGCATTCTTCCTGCATTAAAGGAAGCAGTGAGGTCTTTAAAAGAAGATACTGATGCAAAATTAAAGCATATAATTCTTCTTACGGATGGTATGGCAGAAAGAAGCGGGTACGGACCTGTAATAAATGAAATGGAAAGGGAAGGTATAACCCTTTCCACCGTTGCTTTAGGAGAGGGGGCAGATACCGGGCTTTTAAGCCTGTTAGCAGAACAGGGCGGGGGAAGGTATTATTATGTGGATGAGTTTACCGATATGCCTAAAATATTTGCAAAAGAAACCACCATCGCAGCAAAGACATATATTAACAACAAACAATTTACCCCTGTTTTAAGGAGTTATTTGCCTATTTTAGATGATATAGAGTCAATTCCGGATCTTTATGGCTACATAAGGACTTCAAAGAAGCCATCTTCAAGGGTTGTTTTTTCAAGTGATGAAGATGAACCAATTTTGGCAACCTGGCATTACGGACTTGGAAGGTCAGCTGCCTGGACTTCCGATATAAAGGGAATGTGGACAGAGGACTGGATGAATTGGGAAGAATCCCCGAGGTTTTGGAAAAACCTTATATCCTGGCTTGTTCAAAAGAAAGTGCATGACGGCTATGTTGTATCAGGGGGTACTGAAGGGGGAAAAGGGTTTATTGAATTTACAATGCCTGTAGAGGAAATTGTTGAAGACGGCAAAGTTGAGGCAATTATAATTGGTCCTTCAGGAGAAGAGGAAGAGACAAAGCTAGAAGTATTCTCTCCGGGAGTTTATAAAGGAGAGTTTTCAGCTGAAGAAACAGGGGTGTACATTGCAAATGTAAGAATTAATAGCGGGGAAGAGACTATAAACACTGTAGTTGGCGGAATTTTAGTGCCCTATTCACCGGAATATAATTTAATAAAAACTAATGGTAAAGAGCTTTTAGAGCGGCTGGTATATGAAAGCGGCGGAAGAGTTATTAAAAATGCCGATGAAGTTTTTTCAGGGGATATAGACACAATTGAAAATATAAATGATATCACAGATATTTTGCTTCTTTTGGCACTGGTGCTTTTTATTATAGATATTGCCATAAGACGCCTTAATATATCTTTTAGAAAACTTGATGCAGTATTAGAAAAGGGAAGAAATGCAGCCTATAAAATTAAAGGAAGCGTAGAAACAAAATTAGCAACAAGTAAACAAATTAAAATGCCAGAAATAAACAAAAAAAATCAGCAATTTGCTGAAGATAAAGTTAAAGATAAAAAAAGAAAAAAAGAAAAGGCGGGGGAAAAGCCTGAAAAAAAAGAAAAACAACATACTGACACATCCCATATATCAAAACTATTAGAAAGTAAAAGAAAAAGAGAATAG
- a CDS encoding vWA domain-containing protein: protein MTFYSPWGFLALIGVPVIIIFYLLKQRHEDFTVSSLYLWEEVIKDLEANTSWQKLKKNTLMILQIIAVILLAFALSKPYLSHLESNIQNVVVVIDTSMSMQSKMGNKTRFDEAKAKAREYISNLKPNTYVTLVSMGKNIVIEESLSKNKSSLLNSLNSIEVTNTVLNTDDAKSTIYSIANQHPNTKVVLFGDQNFYIEGVDMEFSASFDEAENFAIINLSHTVTEKGITALSTIANYTQSDAKIPLSIYLDGKVYDAKYVDISPYETTNVYWNNLPESTNIIEVRIDKEDALNIDNVYWNVVEKGLGNKALLVSDGNVFIEKALALSNKVELYKTQPDENREFTGYDLYIFDGFLPENIPESGSIMIFNPPENQLFEIKETVEIPQIKELKGEVFKYVKEFDFSVGESKIVEVPLWAEEIIEYKEGSGGFMGDLNNQRILVIAFDIFKTDISITPAFPIFITNAMEWLLPSAIENIAGVNPKDSIIFNLHPGAEKAFVETPSKEVFEVAPPFPPRVFDRTEEPGVYTLVQKTSEGEIKYNFAVNVPSKYESDINKKVAVQEGNEDVREGQIVKTGRDIQSVFIWIIIIILLIEWWVYKNGV from the coding sequence ATGACATTTTATTCACCCTGGGGTTTTTTGGCACTAATTGGTGTGCCTGTAATTATAATATTTTATCTTTTAAAGCAGCGGCATGAAGATTTTACTGTATCAAGCCTGTATCTTTGGGAAGAGGTTATTAAAGATTTAGAGGCAAACACATCCTGGCAAAAACTTAAGAAAAACACATTAATGATTCTTCAGATTATTGCTGTAATTTTGCTGGCATTTGCTTTATCAAAGCCTTATTTAAGCCATCTTGAGTCCAATATTCAAAATGTGGTTGTTGTTATAGACACTTCTATGAGCATGCAGTCTAAAATGGGGAATAAAACCAGGTTTGATGAGGCTAAAGCTAAGGCAAGGGAATATATATCAAATTTAAAGCCCAATACCTATGTTACATTGGTAAGTATGGGAAAGAATATAGTTATAGAAGAAAGTTTAAGTAAAAATAAAAGCAGTCTTTTAAACAGTTTAAATTCCATAGAGGTTACAAATACAGTTTTAAATACAGATGATGCTAAGAGTACAATTTATTCAATTGCAAACCAGCATCCAAATACAAAGGTAGTTTTATTCGGGGATCAGAATTTTTACATAGAAGGAGTGGATATGGAGTTTTCCGCCAGCTTTGATGAGGCTGAAAACTTTGCAATTATAAACCTGTCCCATACAGTAACCGAAAAGGGTATAACAGCTTTAAGTACCATAGCAAATTACACACAGTCAGATGCAAAGATTCCTTTAAGCATTTATTTAGATGGAAAGGTATACGATGCTAAATATGTAGATATAAGTCCGTATGAGACTACAAATGTTTATTGGAATAATTTGCCTGAAAGTACCAATATTATAGAAGTGAGAATTGACAAAGAAGATGCCCTTAATATTGACAATGTTTACTGGAACGTTGTAGAAAAGGGTTTGGGGAATAAAGCATTGTTGGTTTCAGATGGAAATGTATTTATTGAAAAGGCTTTGGCCCTTTCAAATAAAGTAGAGCTTTACAAGACACAGCCTGATGAAAACAGGGAGTTTACAGGATACGACCTTTACATATTTGATGGTTTTTTACCGGAAAACATTCCTGAAAGCGGAAGTATAATGATTTTTAACCCGCCGGAAAACCAGTTGTTTGAAATAAAAGAAACGGTGGAAATTCCGCAAATAAAAGAGCTTAAAGGGGAAGTTTTTAAATATGTAAAAGAGTTTGACTTTTCTGTAGGAGAGTCAAAGATAGTGGAGGTTCCCCTGTGGGCCGAAGAAATTATTGAATATAAAGAAGGCTCCGGTGGGTTTATGGGGGATTTAAATAATCAGAGAATTTTAGTTATAGCCTTTGATATTTTCAAAACAGACATTTCCATAACTCCTGCTTTTCCTATTTTTATAACCAATGCTATGGAATGGCTTTTGCCCTCTGCCATTGAAAATATAGCAGGTGTAAATCCAAAGGACAGCATTATATTTAATTTGCATCCAGGGGCAGAAAAAGCTTTTGTTGAGACTCCTTCCAAAGAGGTTTTTGAAGTAGCGCCTCCTTTTCCTCCAAGGGTTTTTGACAGGACAGAGGAACCGGGGGTTTATACATTGGTTCAAAAAACAAGTGAAGGGGAGATTAAATATAATTTTGCAGTTAATGTCCCGTCAAAGTATGAATCTGATATAAATAAAAAGGTTGCAGTACAAGAAGGCAATGAGGATGTCAGGGAAGGACAAATTGTAAAGACCGGTAGGGACATTCAATCTGTGTTTATATGGATTATTATAATAATTTTACTGATAGAGTGGTGGGTTTATAAAAATGGTGTTTAA
- a CDS encoding DUF58 domain-containing protein: MGSLFDSDFLKKLEQFQLWSKIMTQDGGAGNRKSRAKGSSVEFSDYREYIMGDDFKKIDWNAYGRFKKLFIKLFMEERESPVQIFLDVSKSMDYGEPDKSIASRRLAAAIAYISLCNYDRVSIACVNDKIDKFKSSLRGKNSFKEVMSLLENIEYSGTTNIYETIAKYPFRFGKGVSLVISDFFCEGNYVDMIKYLQFKKQHVYVCHILSPQEISPEIGESVRLIDSETGMYREVAVSKNLLNMYNKAYKKFINTFEENSAKMGVHYMLMETSLPIEELIRMVVSKE, encoded by the coding sequence ATGGGAAGTCTTTTTGACAGTGATTTTTTAAAAAAACTTGAACAATTTCAGCTCTGGTCTAAAATAATGACGCAGGACGGCGGTGCCGGAAACAGAAAATCACGTGCTAAGGGAAGTTCTGTTGAGTTTTCTGATTACAGGGAATATATTATGGGTGATGATTTTAAAAAAATCGACTGGAACGCTTATGGCAGGTTTAAAAAGCTATTTATAAAACTCTTTATGGAGGAAAGGGAATCACCGGTACAAATATTTTTAGATGTAAGTAAGTCAATGGATTATGGAGAACCTGATAAAAGCATTGCATCAAGAAGACTTGCAGCTGCAATAGCTTATATTAGCCTTTGTAACTATGACAGAGTTTCAATTGCCTGTGTAAATGATAAAATAGATAAATTTAAGTCATCTTTAAGGGGGAAAAATTCTTTCAAAGAAGTGATGAGTTTACTGGAAAACATTGAATACAGCGGCACAACAAATATATATGAGACAATTGCAAAATACCCTTTTAGATTTGGAAAAGGGGTTTCCCTTGTTATTTCTGATTTTTTTTGTGAGGGAAATTATGTAGATATGATAAAATATTTGCAGTTCAAAAAACAACATGTATACGTATGCCATATTTTATCCCCTCAGGAAATATCGCCGGAAATTGGCGAAAGTGTAAGGCTTATAGATTCAGAAACAGGGATGTACAGGGAAGTTGCTGTATCAAAAAACCTGCTTAATATGTATAACAAGGCATATAAAAAATTTATAAATACTTTTGAAGAAAACTCTGCTAAAATGGGTGTGCACTACATGCTTATGGAAACATCCCTTCCTATAGAAGAGCTGATACGGATGGTGGTGAGTAAAGAATGA
- a CDS encoding AAA family ATPase, whose product MDINESKIKKVIDTVSRIESEVAKHMIGQKPLIRQVLISILAGGNVLLEGVPGLGKTRLVKTFGNVMDLKFSRIQFTPDLMPADVTGTNIITQNEKGKGEFTFQKGPVFTNILLADEINRATPKTQSALLEAMQEKTVTVGNSTYELPKPFFVLATQNPLEMEGTYPLPEAQLDRFLFKLTVPFPSLEELVDIVSMTTGKEDEDLDTVTNGEEILEIRSITRQVPVAKPVLEFASKLILATHPESEYAPEVTKKYIRFGSSPRGAQAIISTAKIRAFLEGRYNVAFDDIKYVAYPALRHRFFLNFDGMSEGITTDDLIGEIIKEIERQ is encoded by the coding sequence ATGGATATAAATGAAAGCAAAATAAAAAAAGTCATAGATACCGTTTCCAGAATTGAAAGTGAAGTAGCAAAACATATGATAGGACAAAAACCTTTAATAAGGCAGGTTTTGATTTCCATACTGGCAGGGGGCAATGTTCTTTTAGAGGGAGTGCCGGGTCTTGGAAAGACAAGGCTTGTAAAGACTTTTGGTAATGTTATGGATCTTAAGTTTTCAAGGATACAGTTTACTCCGGATTTGATGCCGGCGGATGTGACGGGAACCAATATAATTACCCAAAATGAAAAAGGAAAAGGTGAATTTACTTTTCAAAAAGGACCTGTATTTACTAATATTCTTTTGGCGGATGAAATTAACAGGGCGACGCCTAAAACCCAGAGTGCCCTTTTAGAAGCCATGCAGGAGAAAACTGTTACAGTGGGAAATTCAACCTATGAACTTCCTAAACCTTTCTTTGTTTTAGCTACCCAAAACCCCCTTGAGATGGAGGGAACATATCCTTTGCCGGAAGCGCAGCTGGACAGGTTTTTGTTTAAGCTTACGGTGCCGTTCCCATCACTGGAGGAATTGGTTGATATAGTGTCCATGACTACCGGGAAGGAAGATGAAGACCTTGATACCGTCACCAATGGGGAAGAAATACTGGAAATAAGAAGCATTACAAGGCAGGTGCCTGTGGCAAAGCCTGTTTTGGAATTTGCTTCAAAGCTGATACTGGCGACCCACCCTGAAAGTGAATATGCACCGGAAGTTACCAAAAAATACATACGTTTTGGTTCAAGTCCAAGGGGGGCACAGGCTATCATTTCAACGGCAAAAATAAGGGCATTTTTAGAGGGAAGATATAATGTAGCTTTTGATGATATAAAGTATGTGGCATACCCGGCACTAAGGCACAGGTTTTTCTTAAACTTTGACGGGATGTCAGAAGGCATAACTACAGATGATTTAATTGGTGAAATAATTAAAGAAATAGAAAGACAATAA
- a CDS encoding ABC transporter permease: MQINPVIEKELKTKMRGWRAPALITAYLGFLFFVVFIYFLIYQENRRYGSQVLIPEIVVSLYNTIAFIQLLLILFITPIITGGAISSERERQTLDLLLCTDFSALKIIIGKIFVSIAHIMLLVTASFPILGIVFLYGGVRIWDVILLFIFYIIIAVMTASIGVFYSTVFKKSIVSIVMTYLTLGFFIVGTAIALLIYSELILDYLYRLNWYDIMFFLTPNPFYGFGIVIEDTLTDYGLLALFVEAAIYRGGVPVITALGANSIFNIALSICLIMLSARRLRRLK, from the coding sequence ATGCAAATTAACCCTGTTATAGAAAAAGAATTGAAAACAAAAATGAGAGGCTGGAGAGCACCGGCGTTAATAACAGCATATTTAGGCTTTTTGTTTTTTGTGGTATTTATTTACTTTTTAATTTATCAAGAAAACAGGCGATACGGATCACAGGTTTTAATTCCTGAAATTGTAGTAAGCCTGTACAACACCATTGCTTTTATACAGCTTCTTTTAATATTGTTTATTACGCCTATAATAACAGGTGGGGCGATAAGTTCAGAAAGAGAGAGGCAAACATTGGATTTATTATTGTGTACGGATTTTTCGGCTTTAAAGATTATTATTGGGAAAATATTTGTGTCAATAGCTCATATTATGCTTTTGGTAACCGCTTCTTTTCCTATTTTAGGGATAGTGTTTTTATACGGGGGAGTAAGAATATGGGACGTTATTCTTTTGTTTATCTTTTATATAATTATTGCAGTTATGACAGCAAGCATCGGGGTTTTTTACTCAACCGTTTTTAAAAAGAGCATTGTCTCAATTGTCATGACATACTTAACACTGGGTTTTTTTATAGTCGGGACGGCCATAGCATTATTAATATATAGTGAATTAATTTTGGATTACTTATACAGACTAAATTGGTATGATATTATGTTTTTTCTGACTCCAAATCCCTTTTATGGTTTTGGTATAGTTATAGAAGATACCTTAACAGATTACGGCCTTCTTGCTTTGTTTGTGGAAGCAGCTATCTATAGGGGAGGCGTTCCCGTTATAACGGCTTTAGGAGCTAATTCTATATTTAATATTGCTTTATCAATTTGTTTAATAATGCTTAGTGCAAGAAGATTAAGACGCCTAAAATAG
- a CDS encoding ABC transporter ATP-binding protein has protein sequence MLVIKDLVKNYGKFRAVDNLSLEIEKGQIYGFVGANGAGKTTTLKIIAGLLKPTSGEVIVGGMNIRENPIAYKRKIGYMPDFFGVYDDLKVTEYMNFYSGIYGIKKEERDKICDELLELVNLRDKKNSYVDELSRGMKQRLCLARSLIHNPELLILDEPASGLDPKARVEMKEVLKELGNMGKTIIISSHILPELAELCTAIGIIDKGKKVISGTVEKIMSQMYSNRIIRIKVLDKKEALEKFLKEQPSVLSIKVHNDYIDAEFEGTKEVMAHMLKSAINQDIPVISFYEVERNLESVFMNLVGRGEEKNAN, from the coding sequence ATGCTGGTTATAAAAGATCTTGTTAAAAATTATGGTAAATTCAGGGCGGTAGACAATTTGTCTTTGGAGATAGAAAAGGGTCAAATATATGGTTTTGTAGGTGCTAACGGCGCCGGGAAAACCACGACGCTAAAAATTATAGCCGGGCTTTTAAAGCCTACATCGGGGGAAGTTATAGTTGGCGGAATGAATATAAGGGAAAATCCCATTGCATACAAAAGAAAAATAGGATATATGCCTGATTTTTTCGGGGTATACGATGACCTTAAAGTGACAGAGTATATGAATTTTTATTCAGGAATATACGGAATTAAAAAAGAGGAAAGGGATAAAATTTGCGATGAACTCCTTGAGCTGGTTAATTTAAGGGATAAAAAGAATTCCTATGTTGATGAACTTTCCAGAGGTATGAAACAAAGGCTTTGTCTTGCCAGAAGCTTAATTCACAATCCTGAACTTTTAATACTGGATGAGCCTGCATCAGGTTTAGACCCAAAAGCCAGGGTGGAGATGAAGGAGGTATTAAAAGAACTTGGTAACATGGGAAAGACAATAATTATTAGTTCACATATATTACCTGAACTTGCAGAACTGTGTACCGCCATTGGAATAATAGATAAAGGAAAAAAGGTAATTTCAGGTACTGTTGAAAAAATAATGTCCCAGATGTATAGTAACAGAATTATACGTATAAAGGTTTTAGATAAGAAGGAGGCTTTAGAGAAATTTTTAAAAGAGCAGCCATCCGTTCTTTCTATAAAAGTGCATAATGATTATATAGACGCGGAATTTGAAGGAACAAAGGAAGTAATGGCCCATATGCTGAAAAGTGCTATAAATCAGGATATACCGGTAATATCTTTTTATGAAGTTGAGAGGAATTTAGAGTCGGTATTTATGAATTTAGTAGGAAGGGGAGAAGAGAAAAATGCAAATTAA
- a CDS encoding DUF1848 family protein: MSLFKDEKKKNDSVVLSASRMTDMPKYYPDVLMKEVMTRIEKGVDVHTVVFWTKHPDAILKSTMTEFINNLFSLGIQCYLHCTITGMGGRIVGSDGLYMEPNAPKASDALAVLPEIVELFRNPMRVMLRIDPLVKIRNNVTGEIFSNFDCVKSIIENSAKAGIKTYTISFLQSNIHKKVDNRFKKIGWSIENFTISQKRGFFDRIKSMAGKFGGKVYSCSVYGLEESRCINGYLLEELHPDKKYIRKDEPRKRNLCGCTHSIDIGGWPPKKCFTGCQYCYANSSYHEPSI, from the coding sequence ATGTCTTTATTTAAGGACGAAAAAAAGAAAAACGATTCTGTTGTATTGAGTGCTTCAAGAATGACTGATATGCCTAAATATTATCCTGACGTACTAATGAAAGAGGTAATGACAAGAATTGAAAAGGGTGTGGATGTACATACCGTTGTATTTTGGACCAAACATCCGGATGCAATTTTAAAAAGTACTATGACTGAATTTATAAACAACCTTTTTAGCTTAGGGATACAGTGCTATCTCCACTGTACTATAACTGGTATGGGCGGGAGGATTGTCGGAAGTGACGGATTATATATGGAGCCTAATGCACCTAAAGCTTCTGATGCTTTAGCAGTGCTGCCTGAAATTGTGGAACTCTTTCGTAACCCTATGAGGGTAATGCTTAGGATAGACCCATTAGTTAAAATAAGGAATAATGTGACAGGTGAGATTTTTTCAAATTTTGACTGTGTAAAATCTATAATTGAAAATTCGGCAAAAGCAGGGATAAAAACATATACTATAAGCTTTTTGCAATCAAATATACATAAAAAAGTTGATAACAGGTTTAAAAAAATAGGGTGGTCCATTGAAAACTTTACAATAAGCCAAAAGAGGGGTTTTTTTGACAGAATAAAGAGTATGGCAGGTAAATTCGGTGGGAAAGTCTATAGCTGTTCTGTTTACGGTCTTGAAGAATCTAGGTGTATAAACGGGTATTTGCTGGAGGAGCTGCACCCGGATAAAAAATATATAAGAAAGGACGAGCCAAGAAAGAGAAATCTGTGTGGCTGTACTCATTCCATTGATATAGGAGGATGGCCTCCTAAAAAGTGCTTTACAGGATGCCAGTATTGCTATGCAAATTCATCATATCATGAACCGTCTATATAA